tcttttgttttcttgtgaaacagattgttttttaaaaatcaacaCTTTATacaccaatttttttattttttttgtcaaaaaggGTTCTTTAcgaaattttcatttttgttaaaaaagtaactttttttttggtttaaggtATGGTTCTGTTTTATTTGATACTGTACTTTGTGTAGTATTTTAGTTTAGGATGACTTCTGTCGGAAGAATTATTGAGGTTAGAAaagcaaaattaaataattattaaagatTGATGTCGATCAATAGCGACAGTCCTGTTTTGCATCAATTTGAGATACAACAAGTTTGGTGTTTATGAGATACTCATTgatattacaaaaaatgtGATGCTTTGGTTATATCTTTTCTCAAAGATATATCTAATGggaaaaattgtttgtttttgtggcctctattattattaagaaaaaaaatattctactCCATATGTTATGTTTGGTTCATTAGAAATTAGAGATTTGTGCAACCAATTGTTTGTGGATAGAATTGAAGATGTAATAAATggaaatttcttattttctgtGTTTCCTTTAAATCCCTGCAATTTCAGAGGAAAAAACTGTGGATTGTAATTGCCTCAAATTGctctatttctattttaaacataaatattttggcTAGATATAAAACTTTGGTAACCGTCCATTTAATTCCCAATTATACACTATGGTCTATGTTTgttgaaataattaattaggCTGAAACTTTATCTTAGTCAATCAATAATATCTTTAGCTGGTTGTCAAACTAAatttactaattaaattttggaCTGTTTATTGAGCCAAATTGTGAAAACCaaggaaaacagaaaaaaaaagaacattttgACATATGAGGCAACCGTTTTTGTAGTATTAGcattattgttggttttggaTGTTGATGTATATAACAAATAGATATATTATAACATAGTTCCGTGgagtgttttgtgttttctttatgaaacagaaaattaattaatagcTTAAAAACAgaagtaataaataaataatacttttGCAATTATTGTACATATGACAGGTGGTAGGAAAGTGCAGCTCTGTGGAGTGGCACAATATGGGAATCTGATTGGGGTCACTGTTGGTTACACCATCACTGCTTCTATTAGTTTGGTGTAAGTCAACTACAATGTGAATATGTTCTTACTTTATACCGttacaaaatttaatgtaaattgttttcttgttacaATTTGATAAGAAGAGTTATATAAGCTATGAACAAATACTGATGTAGTTGGTTTGGTGTTTAAACAGAGCGGTAGGGAAATCGAACTGCTTCCACGATAAAGGGCACACTGCGGATTGTACTATATCGAATTATCCGTATATGGCGGTTTTTGGCATTATTCAGGTTATTCTTAGCCAGATCCCAAATTTCCACAAgctctcttttctttccatTATGGCCGCGGTCATGTCCTTTACTTATGCAACTATTGGAATCGGTCTAGCCATCGCAACCGTCGCAGGTACATGCAATtcttaaaagttttgattagTTGCATAGCTGCCATTTTTTAAGTACTCTTATTTCAATAGTTGTAACAATCTTGACATGATTAATTAGTTGCACACCAATTTATCTACTGTTAAAAGTCATAAGACCATTTACAAAACTAACGGTTCATATGTTACAATATGAAAAAGGTGGGAAAGTGGGTAAGACGAGTATGACGGGCACAGCGGTTGGAGTAGATGTAACCGCAGCTCAAAAGATATGGAGATCGTTTCAAGCGGTTGGGGACATAGCGTTCGCCTATGCTTATGCCACGGTTCTCATCGAGATTCAGGCAAGTTATCTCAGTCAATTTTTAAAGTCTTTTAAGCTTTGAATATAAACCTCTTAATAGAATTGTGGGTAGAGATTATTGACAACGACAATCGATTCCCTATggaccacttttttttttctttacccAAAAGAGTCAAAAAGTAAAGAATCTGTCTTTTAGCTTAAAGGTAAAACATGTGCTTATAAAGGACAAAGAGTCACATTCAAAGATATTGTCAATCTCTTCTCCACAACAAACAATGATATGATATTCTTATCAACAGAGTTAGCTTACTGAGTTGACACTACAACTCATAAAATTTTGTCTCTTAATGATCGTAGCTTTCACCATTTAATGACTTGTCATGTACGGTATTTGGTACCATTGTGTATATGTCGACCGGGTAGCGGCAGTAtgataaaaaatagttttacaaaTTAACCAAGAATATTTTTGGATTAAAGTGTCTGAGATGTGGATCAGCCGGGAAGGTCCCCGAGTTTAAGCATCGGTGATGGCTGATGGGGAGGGGACTAACTTAGTTCTGGTCTCTGACCCAAGGAAATAATGGACCTAGTTCAAAACTGTTTACCAAAATTAAAGATTGGAGTATTGTATCACTAACGGTgaaagttttatgttttttgcaGGATACACTAAGATCTAGCCCAGCTGAGAACAAAGCCATGAAAAGAGCAAGTCTTGTGGGAGTATCAACCACCACTTTTTTCTACATCTTATGTGGATGCATCGGCTATGCTGCATTTGGAAACAATGCCCCTGGAGATTTCCTCACAGATTTCGGGTTTTTCGAGCCCTTTTGGCTCATTGACTTTGCAAACGCTTGCATCGCTGTCCACCTTATTGGTGCCTATCAggtaaaacccaaaaccaagaagagagatcgttttttttttctcactttctcaTGGTTGGCTAATGAAACGAACCATATAACATTTTCAGGTGTTCGCGCAGCCGATATTCCAGtttgttgagaaaaaatgCAACAGAAACTATCcagacaacaagttcatcaCTTCTGAATATTCAGTAAACGTACCTTTCCTTGGAAAATTCAACATTAGCCTCTTCAGATTGGTGTGGAGGACAGCTTATGTGGTTATAACCACTGTTGTAGCTATGATATTCCCTTTCTTCAACGCGATCTTAGGTCTTATCGGAGCAGCTTCCTTCTGGCCTTTAACGGTTTATTTCCCTGTGGAGATGCACATTGCACAAACCAAGATTAAGAAGTACTCTGCTAGATGGATTGCGCTGAAAACGATGTGCTATGTTTGCTTGATCGTCTCGCTCTTAGCTGCAGCCGGATCCATCGCAGGACTTATAAGTAGTGTCAAAACCTACAAGCCCTTCCGGACTATGCATGAGTGAGTTTGAGATCCTCAAGAGagtcaaaaatatatgtagtaGTTTGGTCTTTCTGTTAAACTATCTGGTGTCTAAATCCAATGAGAATGCTTTATTGCTAAAACTTCATGAATCTCTCTGTATCTACATCTTTCAATCTAATACATATGAGCTCttccaaatataatttgatcaTACAAACCAGAAGAGCTTAATAATATACacttctatatattataactaTTTTGAGACCAGATTTAACTGAAAACAAGCCAAATTCGAGTAAAAGTGATTAGTTTTGGTAGGCCCTAAACAGTAACTAATGCATTGGTGGACTTCTTACTAGCCAACATTTTGGCCATAAGGCCTTATATTTTTATCTGACAAtttctttaaagtttttaacattttgttgACATTTGACAAGAGTTGATAGCCTAGTGGCTTCCTCTAAATGTCATTCCCAGCTTGACAGTTGATTGGTGTTGAATGCAGCGTTGTAACCACCATAATactaaaagacaaaagaacaacgaaaaacattttgatgaCTCTTAATAGATGCCATCATATTGTAACGTATCACCgttagttctttttttctttttcaataattaACTTGAACTTCTAAAGTCATAATGACCTTATCATAGTAGCTATGAGCTCCGCAACAGTTGTGGCTTTTATTTCCAAAATCCTCTGTCTCTCAATATATCATGTAGGCATCCCTTTGAACTCCAGTTATTATACCAAAACTTAGTGTCCGCGCCACTCCGAATCTCCATCTTGTAAAAACCCTTTGCTTcggttcttctttctttttaatattagaGTATATAAGCTTTAATTTTAGTCAAAAgttattatttacattttgcTTCATTAGTTTAGAAATGTGACAACCAACTTTTCACAAATCATCTTAGAACAAAACCTGAATTTCATATCAGTTTTGCTAGTTCCCTTTCATGTGGATTCAACTCTCAAATATAGCAAGCCGATTGTCACTTATGAAAAAACTTGAGAacatctaaattttattaCTTACAAAAACTAACTCCAGCttcatcaattattttttcttttctagcGGTACCggagaaagaaagcaaaagaccAGATCACGCGATATGAAAGGAGACTTGAGTATAAGAAAACCACTCAGAGTTATCTAAAAGAGAATCCGAATATATTACGTACTTAAAACTACCTCTACAGCCATCATGCATGATGCATGtctaggggtgtcaaaatgggtcaaaattcatgggtcaactcaactTAACTCAACCCATGAATCCTAATGAGTTAAAgtttttgactcaaatgagttgatgggtcaaatggGTTATtgggtcaattggtttgatgagttaaatgagttgggttgtaatgtttaatggtttcaatggtttacccaattaacccatcaagttttgtaaaattgaattaaaccaagtaaaatctctaaaccaatgccaATTTAAgcttaaccaacacatctaaaccaatttaataaaattaatatttttccaaatttcttaaatatacaagcgatgaaattgagaaaaagtaaactcgtaatttttctaccaaaaaacataaacccatgattttcccgccaaaaacgtaaacccgtgattttcccgccaaaaacgtaaacccgtaattttctcgccaaaaacgtaaacctgtaattttttcgccaaaaacgtaaacccatgattttcccgccgaaaacgtaaatccgtaattttccgccaaaaacgtaaaccgtAATTTTCgcgccaaaaacgtaaacccgtgattttcccgccaaaaacgtaaacctgtaattttccctccaaaaatgtaaacccgtgatttttccgctaaaaacataaacccgtgattttctcgccaaaaacgtaaacctgtaattttcctgccaaaaacgtaaacccgtgatttttccgccaaaaacgtaaactcgtaattttcccgccaaaaacgtaaatccgtaaaaagtggaatccgtaaatattctaagtttgatgataataaattaataatttattaataatgataattatttattattatttcataataataattaattaaattattacttagttgggtcaacccataactcatttaaccctaaactcatttgattatgagttgagttgagttgggttacccattttgacatCCTTATGCATGTCGCACCATTAGACAACAACCTACCACCGTCAGAAGGCAACTAGTCTATCGAAATGACTTCTTTGCATCTAGTTGTAGCATCTAAACGTCTAAAAGAACAGTACCAAAATGAATGAACACGTCGAGGAAAGCATTGTAGAAGTCCGTTACTCCTAATCTATAAAAGATCGACACAATTATGAAGACTATTTGTATGATGTTtattacttatatttttttttcttgaagatAACTCATTTTGTAACCAACTAGCTCTTAATTTAGTGGCGCTTCCTAGGACCTTGTTAGTACCCTTAGTTCAAGTACCCATTGGaagagatttaagaaaaacttgCATTTCGACAGAGATATTTAAGTAAAACTTGGGTCCTTGGCTCACAATTACTTGAAAGTTAACCTAAACtgctaaaccaaaaaagaaaagaaaaaaaaatacttattttGTAGATAAAGCTTCAAAAGGTTGAGTCAATGTACTAATATACTAGCCATTTGAATAAAGATCTTTCGAAACTAACGTTCCTCGAATGATTAGAGTACAAAGCAATAGTTTGCTTCTAATCCAAGCTATCCAAGTATAATCAATTAGAAGAAATTAGCAAGTTGGGAGATCAAACCAATCTTTGaagttttgttcttcctcAAGATGATAACCTCTTACCTTCCTTTTCCCCTTTTGTTTCTCGCAAATTGTTAACAGATTTTACTTTAAGTCATCAACAAAACTAACAACTTGGCCGGTCCTAAAGTTTTATGGGTTTTAgtcaataataaaacataaccAAGTATCGTTAATTATATCAACTTGTTAAGATTCTAGGCGAAGCTTAGAGTTCGCTGGTTCGAATTATTAAGACTCTAAACGAAGCTTAGAGTTCGCTGGTTCGAATGATGCTTGtgacgaaactaatattacatgctTTAATTTCGAATCTCGAAGGATTATGGATTTCGGCGCAAAACCTCctagta
This sequence is a window from Arabidopsis thaliana chromosome 1 sequence. Protein-coding genes within it:
- the AAP1 gene encoding amino acid permease 1 (amino acid permease 1 (AAP1); FUNCTIONS IN: neutral amino acid transmembrane transporter activity, amino acid transmembrane transporter activity; INVOLVED IN: neutral amino acid transport, amino acid import, response to nematode; LOCATED IN: plasma membrane; EXPRESSED IN: 23 plant structures; EXPRESSED DURING: 13 growth stages; CONTAINS InterPro DOMAIN/s: Amino acid transporter, transmembrane (InterPro:IPR013057); BEST Arabidopsis thaliana protein match is: amino acid permease 8 (TAIR:AT1G10010.1); Has 2298 Blast hits to 2282 proteins in 214 species: Archae - 0; Bacteria - 0; Metazoa - 416; Fungi - 417; Plants - 1313; Viruses - 0; Other Eukaryotes - 152 (source: NCBI BLink).); amino-acid sequence: MKSFNTEGHNHSTAESGDAYTVSDPTKNVDEDGREKRTGTWLTASAHIITAVIGSGVLSLAWAIAQLGWIAGTSILLIFSFITYFTSTMLADCYRAPDPVTGKRNYTYMDVVRSYLGGRKVQLCGVAQYGNLIGVTVGYTITASISLVAVGKSNCFHDKGHTADCTISNYPYMAVFGIIQVILSQIPNFHKLSFLSIMAAVMSFTYATIGIGLAIATVAGGKVGKTSMTGTAVGVDVTAAQKIWRSFQAVGDIAFAYAYATVLIEIQDTLRSSPAENKAMKRASLVGVSTTTFFYILCGCIGYAAFGNNAPGDFLTDFGFFEPFWLIDFANACIAVHLIGAYQVFAQPIFQFVEKKCNRNYPDNKFITSEYSVNVPFLGKFNISLFRLVWRTAYVVITTVVAMIFPFFNAILGLIGAASFWPLTVYFPVEMHIAQTKIKKYSARWIALKTMCYVCLIVSLLAAAGSIAGLISSVKTYKPFRTMHE